In Oceaniferula marina, the following proteins share a genomic window:
- a CDS encoding trypsin-like peptidase domain-containing protein, with protein MNDTPRFFTRMSRAGALTCALASSIGICLAVPAVDDMQIRQELAKKVGELVDAKKTTSGEELAKQLDRKSCSFKLPKPANTKPHNLYTHCADSVVAVASVYKCSKCTKWHGSGAATGWVLSEDGLMVTNYHVFEGKSVAGFGIRTRDGRFAPITEIVAADKASDVAIFRVEGKDFKPLPVGPDAEVGNDIHIIAHPDSNFYTYTAGQVSRYYLMPSRKKNKPLRMAVTAEFAKGSSGGPVLDSTGNVVGMVASTRTIYYPPKKKEDTKGPMQMVIRSCVPVQSIRALIKDPS; from the coding sequence ATGAATGATACACCTCGATTTTTTACACGCATGAGCCGGGCAGGCGCCCTCACCTGCGCCCTGGCATCCTCCATAGGCATCTGCCTGGCAGTCCCGGCAGTGGACGATATGCAAATCCGACAAGAACTTGCCAAAAAAGTAGGTGAACTCGTCGATGCAAAAAAAACCACCAGTGGGGAAGAACTGGCCAAACAACTGGACCGTAAGAGCTGCAGCTTCAAACTGCCCAAACCCGCCAATACCAAGCCGCACAATCTCTACACCCATTGCGCCGACAGCGTGGTTGCCGTTGCCTCTGTTTATAAATGTTCGAAGTGCACCAAATGGCATGGATCCGGAGCCGCCACCGGTTGGGTCCTCAGCGAGGACGGCCTGATGGTTACCAACTACCACGTTTTCGAAGGGAAGTCGGTTGCCGGCTTCGGCATTCGCACCCGGGACGGCCGCTTCGCCCCCATCACCGAGATCGTCGCAGCTGACAAAGCCAGCGATGTCGCCATCTTCAGAGTGGAAGGCAAAGACTTCAAACCCTTGCCTGTGGGCCCGGATGCCGAGGTGGGGAATGATATCCACATCATCGCCCACCCCGATTCCAATTTTTACACCTACACCGCGGGGCAGGTTTCCCGCTACTACCTGATGCCGAGCCGGAAAAAAAACAAACCCCTGCGCATGGCCGTGACTGCCGAATTTGCCAAAGGCTCCAGCGGTGGCCCGGTCCTCGACTCCACAGGTAATGTCGTGGGCATGGTTGCCAGCACCCGAACCATTTATTACCCACCAAAAAAGAAAGAAGACACCAAGGGGCCAATGCAAATGGTGATCCGCAGTTGCGTGCCCGTTCAATCGATTCGCGCCCTGATTAAAGACCCGTCGTGA
- a CDS encoding RNA polymerase sigma factor: MAEFEQLVDTHYQALYRFAYSLAKNPDGAADLVQQTFCIWAQKGHQLKDRSKAKTWLFTTLYREHLAQSRRNSRFTDSDIDEIEYQLPSHEEDKGRTLDGKRAIHLLSQLEENFRAPLTLFYLQQHSYKQIAEILDVPIGTVMSRIARGKQQLREKMQTEPSSAPQKVIKMNPDTLERHG; encoded by the coding sequence ATGGCCGAATTTGAACAATTAGTTGATACGCATTACCAAGCGCTCTACCGCTTTGCCTACTCTCTGGCAAAGAATCCGGATGGTGCGGCGGACCTCGTTCAGCAAACGTTCTGTATCTGGGCCCAAAAAGGCCACCAACTCAAGGACCGGAGCAAGGCAAAGACCTGGCTGTTTACAACCTTGTACCGGGAACACCTTGCCCAGAGCCGCCGCAACTCCCGCTTCACCGACAGTGATATCGACGAGATCGAATACCAACTGCCGAGCCACGAAGAAGACAAGGGAAGAACCCTCGATGGCAAACGCGCCATTCATTTGCTCAGCCAGTTGGAAGAAAATTTCCGAGCTCCCCTGACGCTCTTTTACCTCCAACAGCATTCCTACAAACAGATTGCTGAAATTCTCGATGTCCCCATCGGAACCGTGATGTCACGGATCGCCAGAGGCAAACAACAACTGCGCGAAAAGATGCAAACCGAACCGTCGAGCGCTCCCCAAAAAGTCATTAAGATGAATCCAGACACCCTTGAACGCCATGGATAA